TAGAAAATCTCATCAACTGTTCCAACTTCGACAATTTTCCCAGCATACATAACCGCTACACGATCGGCTACGTTTGCTACAACTCCTAAATCATGAGTGATAAAGATAATAGATGTTGCAATTTTCTTTTGTAATTGTTTCATTAAATCTAAGATTTGAGCTTGGATTGTTACATCCAATGCTGTTGTTGGTTCATCAGCAATCAATACTTCTGGATTACAGGCTAATGCGATGGCAATAACAATCCGTTGACGCTGCCCACCTGAAAATTGATGAGGATATTGTTTCAATCGTTTTTCAGGGTCCGGTAAACCAACTAATTTTAATAATTCTAACGCTCTTTCTAAAGCTTCTTTTTTACCTAATTTTTGATGTTTAATAATTGGTTCAGCAATTTGTTTACCAATTGTCATGGTTGGGTTTAAAGACGTCATTGGATCTTGGAAAATCATCGCAATTTCTTTTCCACGAATTCCTTGCATCTCTTTTTCAGACTTTTTGATAATGTCTTTCCCATTAAATAAAATTTCGCCTTTTTCAATATTGGCATTTTTAGCCAATAAACGCATAATACTACGACTTGTTACTGATTTTCCAGAACCGGATTCGCCAACAATTGCCAACGTTTCCCCTTTTTTCAAATCAAAACTGACACCACGAATTGCTTTTACTTTTCCAGCAAAGGTGTCAAACGTAATGGTTAAATCTTTAACTTCTAATATATTACTCATTCGTATCTACCTCGCTAATCTTTCATTTTTGGATCAAATGCATCGCGTAAACCATCAGCTAATAAGTTGAAGGAAATCATTAAAATACACATAACTGCCGCTGGATACCACATTAGATGCGGTAAGAAACGGAAAGTTTTATATCCATCACTTAATAACGTACCTAGTGAAGCTTGTGGAGCTGGAATCCCAATACCAATGAAACTTAAGAAAGCTTCAAAGAAAATCGCTGCTGGAATAGTAAACATTGTGTTGATAATGATTACACCAGAAAGATTCGGGATTAAATGTTTCACCGCAATTTTAAAGTTAGACTCGCCTAAAGTTTTGGCTGCTAAAATATATTCTTGATTTTTAAGTTTTAGTGTTTGAGCCCGAACAACCCTGGCCATTGTAATCCAGCCTGTAATTGCCATCGCTAAAACGATTGACATAATACCTGGTTGTAAAACTAATAACATCAGAATCAAGACAACAATATTTGGAATCCCTGAGATTACTTCGAGAATACGCTGCATGACATTATCAATACGACCGCCATTCATTCCAGAAATCAACCCATAAGATACTCCAATTGTTAAATCGAAAAAGGCTGCTATAAAAG
The sequence above is a segment of the Carnobacterium gallinarum DSM 4847 genome. Coding sequences within it:
- the opp3C gene encoding oligopeptide ABC transporter permease; translation: MSNQETSLNEEMKNLSPSMFEPAKDSDTSDKEKIVAPSLNFFQDSWRRLKKNKAAVVSLFILILMIGLSIAAPVISPQNPNKQTVAYANLPPRIPGININGLNGTSKVGNTDKRVDKYKQKNVPDNVNYYFGTDGLGRDLLSRILAGTRVSLMIAFIAAFFDLTIGVSYGLISGMNGGRIDNVMQRILEVISGIPNIVVLILMLLVLQPGIMSIVLAMAITGWITMARVVRAQTLKLKNQEYILAAKTLGESNFKIAVKHLIPNLSGVIIINTMFTIPAAIFFEAFLSFIGIGIPAPQASLGTLLSDGYKTFRFLPHLMWYPAAVMCILMISFNLLADGLRDAFDPKMKD
- a CDS encoding ABC transporter ATP-binding protein, giving the protein MSNILEVKDLTITFDTFAGKVKAIRGVSFDLKKGETLAIVGESGSGKSVTSRSIMRLLAKNANIEKGEILFNGKDIIKKSEKEMQGIRGKEIAMIFQDPMTSLNPTMTIGKQIAEPIIKHQKLGKKEALERALELLKLVGLPDPEKRLKQYPHQFSGGQRQRIVIAIALACNPEVLIADEPTTALDVTIQAQILDLMKQLQKKIATSIIFITHDLGVVANVADRVAVMYAGKIVEVGTVDEIFYNPQHPYTWGLISSMPTLDIKGKSLYAIPGTPPDLLDPPKGDAFAPRNEFAMKIDTELEPPFFKVSDTHYAATWLLHPDAPAVTPPGEIRARQELYRKDEFTHVSEVTLEPIEDADAGKGVEL